From the genome of Niabella agricola, one region includes:
- a CDS encoding response regulator has product MTYRVFIVDDHPMVIEGIRSLLSDEKEIEWAGHAMSLATCRAFLQRQVPDVILMDISLPDGNGIELCGEVRRRYPSVFVIGLSTFSQQSFIHKIMEEGASGYLLKNATEEELLEAIREVVKGKIYLSEEASQVMKKDRIPGVVLTRREQEVLELIAEGLTNVEMAHRLFVSAATIDTHRKNLLTKLDAKNTAILVRKAVQLELIRF; this is encoded by the coding sequence ATGACATATCGTGTATTTATCGTAGATGATCATCCCATGGTGATCGAAGGTATCCGGTCTCTTTTAAGCGATGAAAAGGAAATTGAATGGGCGGGACATGCGATGAGCCTGGCCACCTGCCGTGCCTTTCTCCAACGGCAGGTGCCGGATGTGATTCTGATGGATATTAGTTTGCCAGACGGCAATGGTATAGAGCTTTGCGGGGAAGTCAGGCGCCGGTATCCTTCTGTATTTGTGATCGGGCTTAGCACTTTTAGTCAGCAAAGTTTTATTCACAAAATAATGGAAGAGGGCGCCTCCGGTTATTTATTAAAAAATGCAACCGAGGAAGAGCTGCTGGAAGCGATCCGGGAGGTTGTAAAAGGGAAGATCTACCTGAGCGAAGAGGCTTCCCAGGTCATGAAAAAAGATCGGATACCGGGGGTGGTACTTACCCGGCGGGAGCAGGAAGTGTTAGAGCTGATTGCTGAGGGACTCACCAATGTTGAAATGGCACATCGTCTTTTTGTGAGTGCTGCTACGATCGATACCCACCGCAAGAATCTGCTGACAAAACTGGATGCGAAAAATACCGCCATCCTGGTACGCAAGGCTGTTCAGCTGGAACTGATCCGGTTTTAG
- the smpB gene encoding SsrA-binding protein SmpB: MANQVSIKNRSAYYEYFIDATYLAGMALLGTEVKSLREGKASFNDSYCIIHQGEIWLKSLHISPYSHGTVNNHNPDRDRKLLLQKREIKKIQAKLKEKGYTLIPLRIFQNENQLFKIEIGLAKGKKLYDKRESIKKRDVERDLKKYIK; this comes from the coding sequence TTGGCCAACCAGGTATCCATAAAAAACCGTTCAGCATACTACGAATATTTCATCGATGCCACCTACCTGGCCGGTATGGCCCTGCTGGGTACCGAGGTGAAATCGCTGCGCGAAGGAAAGGCCAGCTTCAACGATAGCTACTGCATCATTCACCAGGGAGAAATCTGGCTGAAAAGCCTGCATATTTCGCCCTACTCTCATGGCACGGTCAACAATCACAATCCGGACCGCGATCGTAAACTGTTGCTGCAAAAACGGGAGATCAAAAAAATACAGGCCAAACTCAAAGAAAAAGGATACACCCTGATTCCCCTGCGTATTTTCCAGAACGAGAACCAGCTTTTCAAAATAGAGATCGGGCTGGCCAAAGGGAAAAAATTATACGATAAACGGGAGAGCATTAAAAAACGGGATGTAGAACGCGATCTGAAAAAGTATATCAAGTAG
- the accD gene encoding acetyl-CoA carboxylase, carboxyltransferase subunit beta, producing MSKEMEDFDADLSGAGQDKEKAGWFKRIKKGILTKTSEKRETQEGLWTKCPECNYISTQTELKEQQYVCPKCGYHHRISSLQYYDILFDNKEYTELFDNIRGRDFLGFTDLKPYKKRLEDFWNNTDMDDSMRVAVGKVEGEGLVVAAMDFAFIGGSLGSVAGEKFARAVDYCIQHRLPFMCICKSGGARMMESAFSLMQLAKTSGKLSQLTDAQLPYISFLTDPSFGGITASFGMLGDLNIAEPGALIGFAGPRVIKETIKKDLPEGFQRSEFLLEHGFLDFIVNRKDLKHKLAVVLRHFKN from the coding sequence ATGTCCAAAGAGATGGAAGATTTTGATGCCGACCTGAGCGGGGCTGGTCAGGATAAAGAAAAAGCAGGTTGGTTCAAAAGAATCAAAAAGGGTATTCTTACCAAAACATCCGAAAAGCGGGAAACACAGGAAGGGCTTTGGACAAAATGCCCGGAATGCAACTATATTTCCACGCAAACGGAGTTAAAAGAGCAGCAGTATGTCTGCCCGAAATGCGGCTACCATCACCGCATCAGCAGCCTGCAATACTACGATATCCTGTTCGACAATAAAGAATATACAGAATTGTTTGACAATATCCGCGGAAGAGACTTTCTCGGCTTTACCGATTTGAAGCCTTACAAAAAAAGACTGGAAGACTTCTGGAACAATACTGATATGGACGACTCCATGCGGGTGGCCGTTGGAAAGGTAGAAGGCGAAGGCCTTGTGGTCGCCGCCATGGACTTTGCGTTTATCGGCGGATCATTGGGCAGTGTGGCTGGGGAAAAATTTGCAAGAGCCGTAGACTATTGCATCCAGCACCGCCTGCCTTTTATGTGCATCTGTAAAAGTGGCGGCGCCCGTATGATGGAAAGCGCCTTTTCACTGATGCAACTGGCAAAAACCAGCGGCAAACTGTCGCAGCTTACCGACGCGCAGCTTCCTTATATTTCGTTTTTAACCGACCCTTCATTCGGTGGTATCACGGCGTCGTTCGGTATGCTGGGTGATCTGAATATCGCCGAGCCCGGGGCGCTGATCGGCTTTGCTGGCCCCAGGGTCATTAAAGAAACCATCAAAAAAGACCTGCCTGAGGGATTTCAGCGCAGCGAATTTTTACTGGAGCATGGGTTTCTTGATTTTATCGTAAACCGGAAAGATCTGAAACATAAACTGGCCGTTGTACTCCGGCATTTTAAAAATTAA
- a CDS encoding SRPBCC family protein has translation MVTNISKITIDARPQKVWNALTLPELVKQWQYGSELTTDWQPGSPIRFTAKWQDQVFEQWGTVLEMQPYRQIVYNLFAPRPGLEDRPEHYFTMYYLLTENNGKTELEIRQLDNRPGARQEPPQGDENPVLQALKKIAELNETGVPPVIAETDNEI, from the coding sequence ATGGTTACAAATATTTCTAAAATCACCATTGATGCGCGCCCGCAAAAAGTTTGGAATGCCCTCACCCTGCCGGAACTGGTAAAACAATGGCAATATGGAAGCGAGCTGACCACCGACTGGCAACCCGGCAGCCCCATCCGTTTTACCGCAAAATGGCAGGACCAGGTCTTCGAACAGTGGGGCACCGTGCTGGAAATGCAGCCTTACCGGCAGATCGTTTACAACCTGTTTGCGCCGCGCCCCGGACTGGAAGACCGGCCGGAACATTATTTTACGATGTACTATCTCCTGACTGAAAACAACGGGAAAACCGAACTGGAGATCCGGCAGCTCGACAACCGCCCGGGCGCCCGGCAGGAGCCACCCCAGGGCGACGAAAACCCGGTACTTCAGGCATTGAAAAAAATAGCGGAATTGAACGAAACAGGCGTTCCGCCTGTTATAGCTGAAACAGATAATGAAATATGA
- a CDS encoding (Fe-S)-binding protein: protein MSIATVAELFAKGETPEVLFWVGCAGSFDQRAQRITRAFAAMLDKTGIRYAILGKEEMCTGDPVRRAGNEFMFQMMAYQNIQILNGYNIKKIVTACPHCFNTLKNEYPALGGNYEVMHHTTFLQQLIEEGRIKIKEGGAFKGKKITYHDSCYLGRANDIYEAPRKVLELLDAELVEMKRCRSKGLCCGAGGAQMFKEEEKGTTRVNLDRSREAIETGASVIASACPFCNTMMTDGVKNAEKEDKVQVLDIAEIIAGELE, encoded by the coding sequence ATGAGTATAGCTACTGTAGCGGAATTGTTTGCAAAGGGCGAAACCCCGGAAGTGTTGTTTTGGGTAGGTTGTGCCGGTAGTTTTGACCAGCGCGCCCAGCGCATTACCCGGGCTTTTGCAGCCATGCTGGACAAAACAGGCATCCGGTATGCCATACTGGGAAAAGAGGAAATGTGCACCGGCGACCCGGTACGGCGGGCCGGCAACGAGTTCATGTTCCAGATGATGGCCTACCAGAATATCCAGATATTGAATGGTTATAATATAAAAAAGATCGTTACAGCCTGCCCGCATTGTTTCAATACACTTAAAAATGAGTACCCCGCGCTGGGAGGAAATTACGAGGTAATGCATCACACTACATTTTTGCAGCAGCTGATCGAAGAAGGACGGATCAAGATAAAAGAAGGCGGCGCTTTCAAGGGCAAAAAGATTACTTACCACGACAGCTGTTACCTTGGGCGTGCCAATGATATTTACGAGGCCCCCCGGAAAGTACTGGAATTGCTCGATGCGGAACTGGTGGAAATGAAACGCTGCCGCAGCAAAGGACTGTGCTGCGGAGCCGGAGGCGCCCAGATGTTTAAAGAAGAGGAAAAAGGTACCACGCGCGTCAACCTCGATCGCAGCAGGGAAGCGATAGAAACCGGAGCTTCGGTGATCGCCTCGGCCTGCCCGTTCTGCAACACCATGATGACCGACGGTGTTAAAAACGCTGAAAAAGAAGACAAGGTTCAGGTATTGGATATTGCGGAAATCATTGCCGGCGAACTGGAATAA
- a CDS encoding ATP-grasp domain-containing protein has product MSVRKFFKRIFSWELWNFNVLYAPISPVWLWYCLRSRSFWFFTPSNPTIAFGGFEGEGKKEMYEQLPTEVVPLTIYIRNGLPFETVQAQVEQSGLQYPFIVKPDVGMKGILFRVIENEQQLKKYHDRMPVEYIAQAKVDHPVEVSVFYYRYPWEKKGVVSGFIHKELLQVKGDGKSTLEQLIQQHPRARYRLEEMEHRHRHRYDRVLPDQEIFYLSYAGNHNRGARFTNLHAEIDDRLLSVFDRLSHYNESFFYGRYDIKATSIEDLKAGKNFMILEFNGAGAEPNHIYDCNMPLGAAYKEILRHWKALYTISRYNYKQGVPYWSFRKGKAFLRASRKHFKILEQFD; this is encoded by the coding sequence ATGAGTGTAAGGAAATTTTTTAAAAGAATCTTTAGCTGGGAATTATGGAATTTTAACGTGCTGTATGCGCCGATCAGCCCGGTTTGGCTCTGGTATTGTTTACGCAGCAGGTCTTTTTGGTTTTTTACACCCAGCAATCCTACCATCGCTTTTGGCGGTTTTGAGGGGGAAGGGAAAAAAGAAATGTATGAACAACTTCCCACCGAAGTGGTGCCGCTTACCATTTATATCCGGAACGGTCTTCCTTTTGAAACCGTACAGGCTCAGGTAGAACAATCGGGGCTTCAATATCCTTTTATTGTAAAGCCAGATGTGGGTATGAAGGGCATCCTGTTCCGGGTGATTGAGAATGAACAGCAACTAAAGAAATACCATGACCGGATGCCAGTGGAATATATTGCGCAGGCAAAGGTGGACCATCCGGTTGAAGTGAGTGTGTTTTATTACCGGTATCCCTGGGAGAAAAAAGGCGTGGTTTCGGGTTTTATTCACAAGGAATTGTTGCAGGTGAAGGGTGATGGAAAGAGCACGCTTGAGCAATTGATTCAGCAACATCCCAGGGCCCGCTACCGGTTGGAGGAGATGGAGCACCGGCACCGGCACCGTTATGACCGGGTACTGCCGGATCAGGAGATCTTTTACCTTTCCTATGCCGGTAATCATAACCGCGGAGCCCGGTTTACCAACCTGCATGCGGAGATCGATGACCGGTTACTGAGTGTTTTTGACAGGCTCAGTCATTATAATGAAAGTTTTTTTTACGGCCGGTATGATATCAAAGCCACTTCCATAGAAGATCTTAAGGCCGGAAAGAATTTTATGATACTGGAATTTAACGGGGCAGGAGCAGAGCCCAATCATATTTATGATTGCAATATGCCGCTGGGCGCGGCCTATAAGGAAATCCTCCGGCACTGGAAGGCACTATACACCATCAGCCGATATAATTACAAGCAGGGAGTGCCCTATTGGTCATTCCGAAAAGGAAAAGCATTCCTGCGTGCTTCCCGGAAGCATTTTAAAATATTGGAGCAATTTGATTAA
- a CDS encoding GNAT family N-acetyltransferase, with the protein MNLKTTTPASMEIRQIRSGEAFLVVPLFDQYRVFYKQTSDIPRAKAFIEARLQQHESVIFVAFAKQNDLLHPVGFTQLYPTYSSVRTVKNWILNDLFVEAAYRKNGFGEALIRKAMEFAAATGAHFLQLETATDNFTAQKLYEQIGFQQQQPDTDFLLYRYTLI; encoded by the coding sequence ATGAATCTGAAAACAACAACACCGGCATCCATGGAGATCCGGCAAATCCGGTCCGGCGAAGCCTTCCTGGTGGTACCGCTTTTTGACCAGTACCGGGTATTTTACAAACAAACATCCGATATTCCAAGAGCGAAGGCGTTTATAGAGGCACGGTTGCAGCAGCATGAATCAGTAATTTTTGTAGCCTTTGCAAAACAAAACGACCTGTTGCATCCTGTTGGATTCACACAGCTCTACCCCACCTATTCTTCCGTAAGAACGGTTAAGAACTGGATCCTGAACGACCTGTTCGTGGAAGCCGCTTACCGGAAAAACGGATTTGGAGAAGCGCTGATCCGCAAAGCCATGGAGTTTGCAGCTGCAACCGGCGCCCATTTTTTACAGCTGGAAACCGCAACCGATAATTTTACAGCGCAAAAACTGTACGAACAGATCGGGTTTCAGCAACAACAGCCAGACACGGATTTCCTGCTATACCGGTACACGCTTATATAA
- a CDS encoding DUF4249 domain-containing protein → MTPDLRPFYMLLLLLFACCSCRKVIYPEYEAGTAPKTVIQASLTDQKDSAVVFISETLAVDAPNAYSGKDGAIVSITGNGSAPVILNSRGNGRYTAHIATSAGSAYTLKAQVEGVTYSAVSTMPAKVAFDSLFITQRSILGRTLRIPTVVFTDPPASGNYYRFILSVDGFESTTIFIENDRLFNGNKMTLELLDVFTDSNAPTFIDPYDRVIVEMQCISKDTFDYFSQLKAGALGEGNSSNPGNPLSNIAGGALGYFSVHTSEKKELFAD, encoded by the coding sequence ATGACACCTGATCTCCGACCTTTTTATATGCTCCTGCTGCTGCTGTTCGCCTGCTGTTCCTGCAGAAAGGTGATCTATCCGGAATATGAAGCCGGAACAGCACCTAAAACCGTCATACAGGCCAGTCTTACCGATCAGAAGGACTCTGCCGTTGTATTTATTTCCGAAACCCTGGCGGTGGATGCGCCCAATGCTTACTCAGGAAAAGATGGCGCCATCGTTTCTATTACCGGTAACGGAAGTGCACCCGTAATTCTCAATTCCCGGGGCAATGGCCGGTATACTGCACATATTGCCACCAGCGCCGGCTCCGCTTACACCTTAAAGGCCCAGGTAGAAGGGGTTACCTATAGTGCCGTTTCCACGATGCCGGCAAAAGTGGCATTCGATTCACTTTTTATTACACAACGGAGCATCCTGGGAAGAACCCTGCGGATCCCTACCGTCGTTTTTACCGACCCGCCGGCCAGCGGCAATTATTACCGGTTCATTTTATCAGTAGACGGCTTCGAAAGCACTACCATCTTTATTGAAAACGACCGCTTGTTTAACGGCAACAAAATGACACTAGAACTGCTGGATGTGTTTACCGACAGCAATGCCCCAACCTTTATTGATCCATACGACCGCGTCATTGTCGAAATGCAATGCATCAGCAAAGATACTTTTGATTATTTCAGTCAGCTGAAAGCCGGAGCGCTCGGTGAGGGCAACAGCTCCAACCCCGGTAACCCACTGTCCAATATTGCCGGCGGGGCCCTGGGTTATTTCAGCGTCCACACCTCCGAAAAAAAAGAGCTGTTTGCGGACTAA
- the dinB gene encoding DNA polymerase IV yields the protein MIALLCGENQVLQRKIIHIDMDAFYASVEQRDFPEYRGKPLVVGGSPEGRGGVVATASYEARRYGIHSAMSSKTAQRLCREAIFVFPRFEAYKAVSRQIHAIFHQYTDLIEPLSLDEAYLDVTEDKPGIGSAMDIAKAIKQAIKDELKLTASAGVSVNKFVAKIASGMQKPDGLTFIGPSKVAAFMEQLPVEKFHGVGRVTAAKMKQMGLHTGADLKKMQEADLVRHFGKPGKFYYQIVRGIDERPVESDRETKSVSVEDTYQEDITSKTAMLRELEVLAEKLEERLLRAGLKGRTVTVKFKFHDFTISTRSHSLLTSFNDRDRLMDTVRLILDKADFLDRKVRLLGVGLSNFDSPGEEAGNAHAGNQLRLF from the coding sequence ATGATAGCCTTACTTTGCGGTGAAAACCAGGTTTTGCAGCGAAAAATCATTCATATTGATATGGACGCGTTCTATGCTTCGGTAGAGCAGCGCGATTTCCCGGAATACCGCGGGAAGCCATTGGTGGTAGGTGGTTCGCCGGAAGGGCGTGGCGGTGTGGTAGCCACGGCCAGCTATGAAGCCCGGAGATATGGGATCCATTCGGCCATGTCTTCCAAAACAGCACAGCGGCTTTGCCGGGAGGCCATTTTTGTGTTTCCCCGCTTTGAGGCCTACAAAGCCGTATCAAGGCAGATCCATGCCATCTTCCACCAGTACACCGATCTGATTGAGCCGCTCTCGCTGGACGAAGCCTATCTGGATGTAACGGAAGACAAGCCGGGCATCGGGTCTGCCATGGATATTGCAAAAGCGATCAAACAGGCGATAAAGGATGAGCTGAAGCTGACTGCATCCGCAGGGGTATCAGTCAATAAATTCGTGGCCAAGATTGCCTCCGGTATGCAAAAACCTGACGGGCTTACGTTTATAGGGCCTTCTAAAGTAGCCGCATTTATGGAACAATTGCCGGTGGAAAAATTTCATGGTGTAGGCCGGGTTACTGCTGCAAAGATGAAACAGATGGGGTTACACACCGGTGCCGATCTGAAAAAGATGCAGGAAGCCGACCTTGTACGGCATTTTGGCAAACCAGGAAAATTTTACTACCAGATCGTAAGAGGCATTGACGAGCGGCCGGTTGAGTCAGACCGGGAAACAAAATCCGTCAGCGTGGAAGACACGTACCAGGAAGACATCACCTCAAAAACGGCTATGCTCCGGGAACTGGAAGTACTTGCTGAAAAGCTGGAGGAACGGCTGCTTCGGGCCGGTCTGAAGGGTCGCACGGTAACGGTCAAGTTCAAGTTTCACGACTTTACCATCAGCACCCGCAGCCACTCACTGCTGACCTCCTTCAACGACCGCGACCGGTTGATGGATACCGTGCGGCTCATCCTGGATAAAGCCGATTTTTTAGACCGGAAAGTACGGCTATTGGGTGTAGGGCTTTCAAACTTTGATTCTCCTGGGGAAGAGGCCGGCAATGCACATGCGGGTAACCAGCTCCGGCTGTTTTAA